Part of the Nostoc sp. ATCC 53789 genome, CTTTCGCCAAGGTTTTGCCACGGGCATGTACCTTGAGGATTTCGCTGCGTCCGGCGTAGTCGGGACGGTCTACCACAACTTGACGGTCAAAGCGACCAGGACGCAACAGGGCTGCATCTAGAACATCAGGACGGTTGGTAGCGGCAATGATGATGATGCCAGTATTACCTTCAAAGCCATCCATTTCGGTGAGCAACTGGTTGAGGGTTTGTTCCCGCTCATCGTTACCACCACCTAAGCCAGCACCCCGTTGACGACCTACTGCGTCAATTTCATCGATGAAGACGATACAAGGAGCGTTGGTCTTAGCTTGTTCAAACAAATCGCGGACGCGGGATGCACCCACACCGACGAACATTTCCACAAATTCTGAACCGGAGATTGAGAAGAAGGGTACACCAGCTTCACCAGCTACGGCACGCGCGAGGAGGGTTTTACCTGTACCAGGAGGGCCAACTAAAAGTACACCTTTAGGGATTTTTGCACCAACGGCGGTAAAGCGATCGGCGTTTTTCAGAAAGTCTACAACTTCGTTTAATTCCAGCTTGGCTTGGTCAATACCAGCTACATCGCCAAATGTCACCTGAGTTTGTGGTTCCATTTGCACTCTGGCTTTGGATTTACCAAAGTTCATAGCTTGGCTGCCTGGGCCACTTTGAGCGCGACGTAGTAAGAAGAATAAGCCAACCAAAAGCAATACAGGGAAAAATAAGCTGCTCAGTGCCTTAAACCAAAATCCTTCGTCGGTTTGGGGCAAAACAGAAATATCAACGCCTTTAGAAGTCAAAGTATTGATCAAGTCTGGATCGTTGACTAAAGTAACAATCCGTTTAGCTGGGTCATATTTGGGTGTAACCAGTGCTGTGGAGCGATCTGCACTCAAACTGACTTTTTCTACTCTGCCTTGCTGAACTTCTTGAATAAAGCGACTATATCGCCATGTCTCTCTGCTTTGGGGTTGTTTGTCAAAAAATGCTGTTCCCAGCGCAATTACGACAATAAACAGCAGCGCGTACAGCCCTGCATTTCTCCATCTTTTATTCACTAAGGTCTATCCTCCGGTATTTTTCGCGCAATCGCCTAGCTTCTCTGCTCGGAAAGGTGATTATTAAGAATTATGTTAACTTATCTTAAGATATAACAAATTTGG contains:
- the ftsH3 gene encoding ATP-dependent zinc metalloprotease FtsH3: MNKRWRNAGLYALLFIVVIALGTAFFDKQPQSRETWRYSRFIQEVQQGRVEKVSLSADRSTALVTPKYDPAKRIVTLVNDPDLINTLTSKGVDISVLPQTDEGFWFKALSSLFFPVLLLVGLFFLLRRAQSGPGSQAMNFGKSKARVQMEPQTQVTFGDVAGIDQAKLELNEVVDFLKNADRFTAVGAKIPKGVLLVGPPGTGKTLLARAVAGEAGVPFFSISGSEFVEMFVGVGASRVRDLFEQAKTNAPCIVFIDEIDAVGRQRGAGLGGGNDEREQTLNQLLTEMDGFEGNTGIIIIAATNRPDVLDAALLRPGRFDRQVVVDRPDYAGRSEILKVHARGKTLAKDVDLDKIARRTPGFTGADLSNLLNEAAILAARRNLTEISMDEINDAIDRVLAGPEKKDRVMSEKRKTLVAYHEAGHALVGALMPDYDPVQKISIIPRGRAGGLTWFTPSEDRMDTGLYSRAYLENQMAVALGGRIAEELIFGEEEVTTGASNDLQQVARVARQMITRFGMSDRLGPVALGRQQGNMFLGRDIMSERDFSEETAAAIDEEVRKLVDVAYTRAKEVLVGNRHILDQIAQMLVEKETVDAEELQEILSNNDVTTAAFA